A single genomic interval of Drosophila virilis strain 15010-1051.87 chromosome 2, Dvir_AGI_RSII-ME, whole genome shotgun sequence harbors:
- the LOC6632990 gene encoding very low-density lipoprotein receptor isoform X1: MAIELRSTSTLSDSATTAPTAATTATTASTTTTKTTSGCNNNKNNNNCQRRVQQLLSCICINANLVLFTLMLTLSKCCTATPIATSAPSLAHNEQQLLPTADGATLNKHLDGKSILSMGFKFLNVSGKIGTPLGIAQSLYAKCDEKQFQCQNGDCIPIRFVCDGDADCKDHSDEQVEECKFREATCSSDHFRCTNGNCIPNKWRCDQENDCSDGSDEDKMLCRNECPNNEFKCTTVEQCIPRNWLCDGSNDCRDKSDEAQCKARTCSPDEYSCKSGEGECVPLAWMCDQSKDCSDGSDEHNCNQTCRSDEYTCGNGRCIQKRWVCDHDNDCGDGSDERDCPVVPCDAVAEHTCPNGACIAKRWVCDGDPDCPDASDERACANSTKLVTPCLPHEYQCKDRITCLHHSWVCDGDRDCPDGDDEHASSCKNVTCRPDQFQCSDRSCIAGHLTCNGQADCADGSDERDCKLAAPPKSCNASSHFDCGGGQCIALSKVCDKRKDCPDGEDEPAGKCGQNECSAKNGGCMHRCVDHLVGYSCDCHEGYKLSEDGHSCDDVNECERPGVCSQICVNEIGGFKCECEAGYMRDPRNHTRCKATEGHASLLLARRHDIRKIALDHMEMTSIVNNTKSATALDFVFRTGMIFWSDVTTQSIYKAPIDEGNEKTVVLKQSSVTSDGLAVDWIYNHVYYTDTHKCTIELTNFDGNMGKVLIEDALDIPRSIALDPIEGWMYWSDWGASPRIERAGMDGSHRTTIINYDVKWPNGITLDLVRKRIYWVDGKLNVISSANYDGSQRRQILYSTEYLRHPFSISTFEDYIYWTDWDKQTVFKANKFTGEGVEPITAVHMLQHPMVIHVYHPYRQPDGINHCQAVNGHCSHLCLPAPRINERSPRISCACPTGLKLMSDGLMCVEDPSFRVITKPPRVHRFKTKTKTLQRLPNFSDKRIQVLTENKQAMPLGNSLPQTQAALVAERRPVKNQTHIDQTTAPSPQPDSGFIALVVIASLSGCAVLLSVVLLLGYRYCSKRRINSMNFENPIYRKTTTEDHFSLRKNLTARIYDHTSVMDEEYSPVIGISSY; encoded by the exons ATGGCCATAGAGTTACGCTCTACGAGCACTCTAAGTGATAgcgcaacaacagcaccaacagcagcaacaacagcaacaactgcatcaacgacaacaacaaaaacaacaagtggctgcaacaacaacaagaacaacaacaactgccagCGTCGCGTCCAACAGCTGTTGAGTTGCATCTGCATCAATGCGAATCTCGTGCTATTCACGTTGATGTTAACTCTAAGCAAATGTTGCACAGCCACGCCTATCGCCACAAGCGCGCCCAGCTTAGCGCATAATGaacagcaactgctgccgACGGCAGATGGCGCCACACTCAACAAACATCTCGATGGCAAAAGCATCCTAAGCATGGGCTTCAAGTTCCTCAACGTATCTGGCAAAATCGGCACACCGCTGGGCATAG CTCAATCCCTTTATGCAAAATGCGATGAGAAGCAATTTCAATGCCAGAACGGCGACTGTATACCCATACGATTTGTGTGCGACGGGGATGCCGACTGCAAGGATCACAGCGACGAGCAGGTCGAGGAGTGCAAATTTCGCG AAGCCACCTGCTCCTCGGACCATTTCCGCTGCACTAATGGCAATTGCATTCCAAACAAATGGCGCTGCGATCAGGAGAACGACTGTTCCGATGGCTCCGATGAGGACAAGATGCTCTGCA GGAATGAATGTCCCAACAACGAGTTCAAATGCACGACCGTTGAGCAGTGTATACCCCGCAACTGGCTCTGCGATGGCAGCAACGACTGTCGCGACAAGTCCGATGAGGCACAATGCA AGGCGCGCACCTGTTCGCCGGATGAGTACAGCTGCAAAAGCGGCGAGGGCGAGTGCGTTCCTCTTGCCTGGATGTGCGATCAGAGCAAGGATTGCAGCGATGGCTCCGATGAGCACAACTGCA ACCAAACATGTCGCTCCGATGAGTACACCTGCGGCAATGGGCGTTGCATCCAGAAGCGTTGGGTCTGCGATCACGACAACGACTGCGGTGATGGCAGCGATGAGCGCGACTGCCCCGTCGTCCCCTGCGATGCTGTCGCCGAGCACACCTGCCCAAATGGCGCCTGCATAGCCAAGCGCTGGGTCTGCGATGGCGATCCGGATTGTCCGGATGCATCCGACGAGCGG GCCTGTGCGAATTCCACAAAGCTGGTTACGCCCTGCTTGCCGCATGAGTATCAGTGCAAGGATCGCATTACCTGCCTGCACCACAGCTGGGTCTGCGATGGAGACCGCGATTGCCCCGATGGCGACGATGAGCACGCTTCCAGCTGCAAGAATGTCACCTGCCGGCCGGATCAGTTCCAGTGCAGCGATCGCAGCTGCATTGCCGGCCATCTCACTTGCAATGGGCAGGCGGATTGTGCGGACGGCAGCGATGAGCGCGACTGCAAACTCGCTGCTCCGCCCAAGAGCTGCAATGCCAGCAGTCACTTTGACTGTGGAGGTGGTCAGTGCATTGCCCTCTCGAAGGTGTGTGACAAGCGCAAGGATTGCCCCGATGGCGAGGATGAGCCGGCGGGCAAGTGTGGACAAAACGAATGCTCCGCCAAGAATGGCGGCTGCATGCACCGCTGTGTAGATCATCTGGTGGGCTACAGCTGCGACTGCCACGAGGGCTACAAGCTCTCAGAAGATGGGCACAGCTGTGACGATGTGAACGAGTGCGAACGGCCGGGTGTCTGCTCCCAGATCTGTGTCAACGAAATTGGCGGCTTCAAATGTGAGTGCGAGGCGGGCTACATGCGCGATCCGCGGAATCACACGCGCTGCAAAGCGACCGAAGGGCACGCCTCGCTTCTTCTCGCACGTCGCCATGACATACGCAAAATTGCCCTGGATCATATGGAGATGACTTCTATTGTGAACAATACCAAGTCGGCGACAGCTTTGGATTTTGTGTTCCGCACGGGCATGATCTTCTGGAGCGATGTGACCACGCAGAGCATCTACAAGGCGCCGATCGATGAGGGCAACGAGAAGACTGTTGTCCTGAAGCAGTCATCGGTTACCTCGGATGGCCTGGCCGTTGACTGGATCTACAACCACGTCTACTACACGGACACGCACAAGTGCACCATCGAGCTGACCAACTTCGATGGCAACATGGGCAAGGTTTTGATCGAGGATGCGCTCGACATACCCCGCTCCATAGCGCTCGATCCAATCGAGGGCTGGATGTACTGGTCCGACTGGGGCGCCTCGCCGCGCATTGAACGCGCCGGCATGGATGGCTCCCATCGCACGACTATCATCAATTACGATGTGAAGTGGCCCAATGGAATAACCTTGGATTTGGTTAGGAAGCGCATCTACTGGGTGGATGGCAAGCTGAATGTCATCTCCTCAGCCAATTACGATGGCTCACAGCGCAGACAGATCCTGTACTCGACGGAGTATCTGCGGCATCCGTTCTCCATAAGCACCTTTGAGGATTACATCTACTGGACCGACTGGGACAAGCAGACGGTTTTCAAGGCCAACAAATTTACTGGGGAGGGTGTAGAACCCATCACGGCTGTGCATATG CTCCAACATCCCATGGTCATCCATGTGTATCATCCTTATCGCCAGCCCGATGGCATTAATCACTGCCAAGCGGTTAATGGCCACTGTTCACATCTCTGCCTGCCGGCGCCGCGCATCAATGAGCGCAGTCCGCGCATATCCTGCGCCTGTCCAACGGGCCTTAAGCTCATGTCCGATGGACTCATGTGTGTCGAAGATC CCAGCTTTCGAGTTATTACCAAGCCGCCGCGAGTTCACAGATTTAAGACCAAAACGAAAACACTTCAGCGACTACCCAACTTTAGTGATAAGCGTATCCAAGTACTAACCGAAAACAAACAGGCAATGCCATTAGGCAACAGCTTGCCACAGACACAGGCAGCTCTTG TTGCCGAACGGCGTCCCGTGAAGAACCAAACACACATCGATCAAACCACAGCGCCCAGTCCGCAGCCGGACTCGGGCTTCATAGCGCTTGTGGTTATAGCCAGTCTCAGTGGTTGTGCGGTGCTTCTATCGGTG GTCCTGCTCCTTGGCTATCGCTACTGCAGCAAGCGACGCATCAATTCCATGAACTTTGAGAATCCCATTTATCGTAAAACCACAACTGAGGATCATTTCAGTTTGCGCAAGAATCTAACTGCACGGATCTACGATCACACCAGCGTAATGGATGAGGAG TACTCACCCGTCATAGGCATATCGTCGTATTAG
- the LOC6632990 gene encoding very low-density lipoprotein receptor isoform X4 has protein sequence MAIELRSTSTLSDSATTAPTAATTATTASTTTTKTTSGCNNNKNNNNCQRRVQQLLSCICINANLVLFTLMLTLSKCCTATPIATSAPSLAHNEQQLLPTADGATLNKHLDGKSILSMGFKFLNVSGKIGTPLGIEATCSSDHFRCTNGNCIPNKWRCDQENDCSDGSDEDKMLCRNECPNNEFKCTTVEQCIPRNWLCDGSNDCRDKSDEAQCKARTCSPDEYSCKSGEGECVPLAWMCDQSKDCSDGSDEHNCNQTCRSDEYTCGNGRCIQKRWVCDHDNDCGDGSDERDCPVVPCDAVAEHTCPNGACIAKRWVCDGDPDCPDASDERACANSTKLVTPCLPHEYQCKDRITCLHHSWVCDGDRDCPDGDDEHASSCKNVTCRPDQFQCSDRSCIAGHLTCNGQADCADGSDERDCKLAAPPKSCNASSHFDCGGGQCIALSKVCDKRKDCPDGEDEPAGKCGQNECSAKNGGCMHRCVDHLVGYSCDCHEGYKLSEDGHSCDDVNECERPGVCSQICVNEIGGFKCECEAGYMRDPRNHTRCKATEGHASLLLARRHDIRKIALDHMEMTSIVNNTKSATALDFVFRTGMIFWSDVTTQSIYKAPIDEGNEKTVVLKQSSVTSDGLAVDWIYNHVYYTDTHKCTIELTNFDGNMGKVLIEDALDIPRSIALDPIEGWMYWSDWGASPRIERAGMDGSHRTTIINYDVKWPNGITLDLVRKRIYWVDGKLNVISSANYDGSQRRQILYSTEYLRHPFSISTFEDYIYWTDWDKQTVFKANKFTGEGVEPITAVHMLQHPMVIHVYHPYRQPDGINHCQAVNGHCSHLCLPAPRINERSPRISCACPTGLKLMSDGLMCVEDPSFRVITKPPRVHRFKTKTKTLQRLPNFSDKRIQVLTENKQAMPLGNSLPQTQAALVAERRPVKNQTHIDQTTAPSPQPDSGFIALVVIASLSGCAVLLSVVLLLGYRYCSKRRINSMNFENPIYRKTTTEDHFSLRKNLTARIYDHTSVMDEEYSPVIGISSY, from the exons ATGGCCATAGAGTTACGCTCTACGAGCACTCTAAGTGATAgcgcaacaacagcaccaacagcagcaacaacagcaacaactgcatcaacgacaacaacaaaaacaacaagtggctgcaacaacaacaagaacaacaacaactgccagCGTCGCGTCCAACAGCTGTTGAGTTGCATCTGCATCAATGCGAATCTCGTGCTATTCACGTTGATGTTAACTCTAAGCAAATGTTGCACAGCCACGCCTATCGCCACAAGCGCGCCCAGCTTAGCGCATAATGaacagcaactgctgccgACGGCAGATGGCGCCACACTCAACAAACATCTCGATGGCAAAAGCATCCTAAGCATGGGCTTCAAGTTCCTCAACGTATCTGGCAAAATCGGCACACCGCTGGGCATAG AAGCCACCTGCTCCTCGGACCATTTCCGCTGCACTAATGGCAATTGCATTCCAAACAAATGGCGCTGCGATCAGGAGAACGACTGTTCCGATGGCTCCGATGAGGACAAGATGCTCTGCA GGAATGAATGTCCCAACAACGAGTTCAAATGCACGACCGTTGAGCAGTGTATACCCCGCAACTGGCTCTGCGATGGCAGCAACGACTGTCGCGACAAGTCCGATGAGGCACAATGCA AGGCGCGCACCTGTTCGCCGGATGAGTACAGCTGCAAAAGCGGCGAGGGCGAGTGCGTTCCTCTTGCCTGGATGTGCGATCAGAGCAAGGATTGCAGCGATGGCTCCGATGAGCACAACTGCA ACCAAACATGTCGCTCCGATGAGTACACCTGCGGCAATGGGCGTTGCATCCAGAAGCGTTGGGTCTGCGATCACGACAACGACTGCGGTGATGGCAGCGATGAGCGCGACTGCCCCGTCGTCCCCTGCGATGCTGTCGCCGAGCACACCTGCCCAAATGGCGCCTGCATAGCCAAGCGCTGGGTCTGCGATGGCGATCCGGATTGTCCGGATGCATCCGACGAGCGG GCCTGTGCGAATTCCACAAAGCTGGTTACGCCCTGCTTGCCGCATGAGTATCAGTGCAAGGATCGCATTACCTGCCTGCACCACAGCTGGGTCTGCGATGGAGACCGCGATTGCCCCGATGGCGACGATGAGCACGCTTCCAGCTGCAAGAATGTCACCTGCCGGCCGGATCAGTTCCAGTGCAGCGATCGCAGCTGCATTGCCGGCCATCTCACTTGCAATGGGCAGGCGGATTGTGCGGACGGCAGCGATGAGCGCGACTGCAAACTCGCTGCTCCGCCCAAGAGCTGCAATGCCAGCAGTCACTTTGACTGTGGAGGTGGTCAGTGCATTGCCCTCTCGAAGGTGTGTGACAAGCGCAAGGATTGCCCCGATGGCGAGGATGAGCCGGCGGGCAAGTGTGGACAAAACGAATGCTCCGCCAAGAATGGCGGCTGCATGCACCGCTGTGTAGATCATCTGGTGGGCTACAGCTGCGACTGCCACGAGGGCTACAAGCTCTCAGAAGATGGGCACAGCTGTGACGATGTGAACGAGTGCGAACGGCCGGGTGTCTGCTCCCAGATCTGTGTCAACGAAATTGGCGGCTTCAAATGTGAGTGCGAGGCGGGCTACATGCGCGATCCGCGGAATCACACGCGCTGCAAAGCGACCGAAGGGCACGCCTCGCTTCTTCTCGCACGTCGCCATGACATACGCAAAATTGCCCTGGATCATATGGAGATGACTTCTATTGTGAACAATACCAAGTCGGCGACAGCTTTGGATTTTGTGTTCCGCACGGGCATGATCTTCTGGAGCGATGTGACCACGCAGAGCATCTACAAGGCGCCGATCGATGAGGGCAACGAGAAGACTGTTGTCCTGAAGCAGTCATCGGTTACCTCGGATGGCCTGGCCGTTGACTGGATCTACAACCACGTCTACTACACGGACACGCACAAGTGCACCATCGAGCTGACCAACTTCGATGGCAACATGGGCAAGGTTTTGATCGAGGATGCGCTCGACATACCCCGCTCCATAGCGCTCGATCCAATCGAGGGCTGGATGTACTGGTCCGACTGGGGCGCCTCGCCGCGCATTGAACGCGCCGGCATGGATGGCTCCCATCGCACGACTATCATCAATTACGATGTGAAGTGGCCCAATGGAATAACCTTGGATTTGGTTAGGAAGCGCATCTACTGGGTGGATGGCAAGCTGAATGTCATCTCCTCAGCCAATTACGATGGCTCACAGCGCAGACAGATCCTGTACTCGACGGAGTATCTGCGGCATCCGTTCTCCATAAGCACCTTTGAGGATTACATCTACTGGACCGACTGGGACAAGCAGACGGTTTTCAAGGCCAACAAATTTACTGGGGAGGGTGTAGAACCCATCACGGCTGTGCATATG CTCCAACATCCCATGGTCATCCATGTGTATCATCCTTATCGCCAGCCCGATGGCATTAATCACTGCCAAGCGGTTAATGGCCACTGTTCACATCTCTGCCTGCCGGCGCCGCGCATCAATGAGCGCAGTCCGCGCATATCCTGCGCCTGTCCAACGGGCCTTAAGCTCATGTCCGATGGACTCATGTGTGTCGAAGATC CCAGCTTTCGAGTTATTACCAAGCCGCCGCGAGTTCACAGATTTAAGACCAAAACGAAAACACTTCAGCGACTACCCAACTTTAGTGATAAGCGTATCCAAGTACTAACCGAAAACAAACAGGCAATGCCATTAGGCAACAGCTTGCCACAGACACAGGCAGCTCTTG TTGCCGAACGGCGTCCCGTGAAGAACCAAACACACATCGATCAAACCACAGCGCCCAGTCCGCAGCCGGACTCGGGCTTCATAGCGCTTGTGGTTATAGCCAGTCTCAGTGGTTGTGCGGTGCTTCTATCGGTG GTCCTGCTCCTTGGCTATCGCTACTGCAGCAAGCGACGCATCAATTCCATGAACTTTGAGAATCCCATTTATCGTAAAACCACAACTGAGGATCATTTCAGTTTGCGCAAGAATCTAACTGCACGGATCTACGATCACACCAGCGTAATGGATGAGGAG TACTCACCCGTCATAGGCATATCGTCGTATTAG
- the LOC6632990 gene encoding very low-density lipoprotein receptor isoform X9 translates to MHFCDFLKIIFVVLCCGQAQSLYAKCDEKQFQCQNGDCIPIRFVCDGDADCKDHSDEQVEECKFREATCSSDHFRCTNGNCIPNKWRCDQENDCSDGSDEDKMLCRNECPNNEFKCTTVEQCIPRNWLCDGSNDCRDKSDEAQCKARTCSPDEYSCKSGEGECVPLAWMCDQSKDCSDGSDEHNCNQTCRSDEYTCGNGRCIQKRWVCDHDNDCGDGSDERDCPVVPCDAVAEHTCPNGACIAKRWVCDGDPDCPDASDERACANSTKLVTPCLPHEYQCKDRITCLHHSWVCDGDRDCPDGDDEHASSCKNVTCRPDQFQCSDRSCIAGHLTCNGQADCADGSDERDCKLAAPPKSCNASSHFDCGGGQCIALSKVCDKRKDCPDGEDEPAGKCGQNECSAKNGGCMHRCVDHLVGYSCDCHEGYKLSEDGHSCDDVNECERPGVCSQICVNEIGGFKCECEAGYMRDPRNHTRCKATEGHASLLLARRHDIRKIALDHMEMTSIVNNTKSATALDFVFRTGMIFWSDVTTQSIYKAPIDEGNEKTVVLKQSSVTSDGLAVDWIYNHVYYTDTHKCTIELTNFDGNMGKVLIEDALDIPRSIALDPIEGWMYWSDWGASPRIERAGMDGSHRTTIINYDVKWPNGITLDLVRKRIYWVDGKLNVISSANYDGSQRRQILYSTEYLRHPFSISTFEDYIYWTDWDKQTVFKANKFTGEGVEPITAVHMLQHPMVIHVYHPYRQPDGINHCQAVNGHCSHLCLPAPRINERSPRISCACPTGLKLMSDGLMCVEDPSFRVITKPPRVHRFKTKTKTLQRLPNFSDKRIQVLTENKQAMPLGNSLPQTQAALVAERRPVKNQTHIDQTTAPSPQPDSGFIALVVIASLSGCAVLLSVVLLLGYRYCSKRRINSMNFENPIYRKTTTEDHFSLRKNLTARIYDHTSVMDEEYSPVIGISSY, encoded by the exons atgcatttttgtgattttctgaaaataatttttgtagtGCTTTGTTGTGGCCAAG CTCAATCCCTTTATGCAAAATGCGATGAGAAGCAATTTCAATGCCAGAACGGCGACTGTATACCCATACGATTTGTGTGCGACGGGGATGCCGACTGCAAGGATCACAGCGACGAGCAGGTCGAGGAGTGCAAATTTCGCG AAGCCACCTGCTCCTCGGACCATTTCCGCTGCACTAATGGCAATTGCATTCCAAACAAATGGCGCTGCGATCAGGAGAACGACTGTTCCGATGGCTCCGATGAGGACAAGATGCTCTGCA GGAATGAATGTCCCAACAACGAGTTCAAATGCACGACCGTTGAGCAGTGTATACCCCGCAACTGGCTCTGCGATGGCAGCAACGACTGTCGCGACAAGTCCGATGAGGCACAATGCA AGGCGCGCACCTGTTCGCCGGATGAGTACAGCTGCAAAAGCGGCGAGGGCGAGTGCGTTCCTCTTGCCTGGATGTGCGATCAGAGCAAGGATTGCAGCGATGGCTCCGATGAGCACAACTGCA ACCAAACATGTCGCTCCGATGAGTACACCTGCGGCAATGGGCGTTGCATCCAGAAGCGTTGGGTCTGCGATCACGACAACGACTGCGGTGATGGCAGCGATGAGCGCGACTGCCCCGTCGTCCCCTGCGATGCTGTCGCCGAGCACACCTGCCCAAATGGCGCCTGCATAGCCAAGCGCTGGGTCTGCGATGGCGATCCGGATTGTCCGGATGCATCCGACGAGCGG GCCTGTGCGAATTCCACAAAGCTGGTTACGCCCTGCTTGCCGCATGAGTATCAGTGCAAGGATCGCATTACCTGCCTGCACCACAGCTGGGTCTGCGATGGAGACCGCGATTGCCCCGATGGCGACGATGAGCACGCTTCCAGCTGCAAGAATGTCACCTGCCGGCCGGATCAGTTCCAGTGCAGCGATCGCAGCTGCATTGCCGGCCATCTCACTTGCAATGGGCAGGCGGATTGTGCGGACGGCAGCGATGAGCGCGACTGCAAACTCGCTGCTCCGCCCAAGAGCTGCAATGCCAGCAGTCACTTTGACTGTGGAGGTGGTCAGTGCATTGCCCTCTCGAAGGTGTGTGACAAGCGCAAGGATTGCCCCGATGGCGAGGATGAGCCGGCGGGCAAGTGTGGACAAAACGAATGCTCCGCCAAGAATGGCGGCTGCATGCACCGCTGTGTAGATCATCTGGTGGGCTACAGCTGCGACTGCCACGAGGGCTACAAGCTCTCAGAAGATGGGCACAGCTGTGACGATGTGAACGAGTGCGAACGGCCGGGTGTCTGCTCCCAGATCTGTGTCAACGAAATTGGCGGCTTCAAATGTGAGTGCGAGGCGGGCTACATGCGCGATCCGCGGAATCACACGCGCTGCAAAGCGACCGAAGGGCACGCCTCGCTTCTTCTCGCACGTCGCCATGACATACGCAAAATTGCCCTGGATCATATGGAGATGACTTCTATTGTGAACAATACCAAGTCGGCGACAGCTTTGGATTTTGTGTTCCGCACGGGCATGATCTTCTGGAGCGATGTGACCACGCAGAGCATCTACAAGGCGCCGATCGATGAGGGCAACGAGAAGACTGTTGTCCTGAAGCAGTCATCGGTTACCTCGGATGGCCTGGCCGTTGACTGGATCTACAACCACGTCTACTACACGGACACGCACAAGTGCACCATCGAGCTGACCAACTTCGATGGCAACATGGGCAAGGTTTTGATCGAGGATGCGCTCGACATACCCCGCTCCATAGCGCTCGATCCAATCGAGGGCTGGATGTACTGGTCCGACTGGGGCGCCTCGCCGCGCATTGAACGCGCCGGCATGGATGGCTCCCATCGCACGACTATCATCAATTACGATGTGAAGTGGCCCAATGGAATAACCTTGGATTTGGTTAGGAAGCGCATCTACTGGGTGGATGGCAAGCTGAATGTCATCTCCTCAGCCAATTACGATGGCTCACAGCGCAGACAGATCCTGTACTCGACGGAGTATCTGCGGCATCCGTTCTCCATAAGCACCTTTGAGGATTACATCTACTGGACCGACTGGGACAAGCAGACGGTTTTCAAGGCCAACAAATTTACTGGGGAGGGTGTAGAACCCATCACGGCTGTGCATATG CTCCAACATCCCATGGTCATCCATGTGTATCATCCTTATCGCCAGCCCGATGGCATTAATCACTGCCAAGCGGTTAATGGCCACTGTTCACATCTCTGCCTGCCGGCGCCGCGCATCAATGAGCGCAGTCCGCGCATATCCTGCGCCTGTCCAACGGGCCTTAAGCTCATGTCCGATGGACTCATGTGTGTCGAAGATC CCAGCTTTCGAGTTATTACCAAGCCGCCGCGAGTTCACAGATTTAAGACCAAAACGAAAACACTTCAGCGACTACCCAACTTTAGTGATAAGCGTATCCAAGTACTAACCGAAAACAAACAGGCAATGCCATTAGGCAACAGCTTGCCACAGACACAGGCAGCTCTTG TTGCCGAACGGCGTCCCGTGAAGAACCAAACACACATCGATCAAACCACAGCGCCCAGTCCGCAGCCGGACTCGGGCTTCATAGCGCTTGTGGTTATAGCCAGTCTCAGTGGTTGTGCGGTGCTTCTATCGGTG GTCCTGCTCCTTGGCTATCGCTACTGCAGCAAGCGACGCATCAATTCCATGAACTTTGAGAATCCCATTTATCGTAAAACCACAACTGAGGATCATTTCAGTTTGCGCAAGAATCTAACTGCACGGATCTACGATCACACCAGCGTAATGGATGAGGAG TACTCACCCGTCATAGGCATATCGTCGTATTAG